The Deltaproteobacteria bacterium genome segment CGGCGAGAACGACGACGGTGTAGACCAGGAGCGTCGCGAGGTCGCGAAAGATCGTCGAGAAGTGCGCCTGGCGGCGGCGCACGACGAGGTCGGCAGTGACGGCGAGGCCACGCACGATCGCGAACGACACCGCGGCGACCGCCACCACGAACGCGAAGTTGGCCGGCCGGGGCGTCAGCCACGGCATGACGGCCTCGACGACCGTCGCGACGACCAGGCACCAGAGCGCGCCCCCGTAACGCCGGAAGACGCGCTGATCGCGGCCGAGCCACCATCCCCCGACGAGGACCAGAGCTCCCGCGAGCCACAGGGCGGATGTCACGGGTGGTGCGCTGAGCGTCGCAACGTCCATCACGCCGGTCGGGTCGACGGCGCGGCACTATGCAGAAGCCGCGGCGCGCCTGTCAAATCATCCGACCGCGTGCTAGGCACCGTGGGCAATGGCGGACGCTCCGATCACCGTCATCTTCGCCGACATCAGCGGCAGCACCATGCTCTGCGCGGTCCGCGGCGACGAGACGGCCTACAAACTCGTCTCCGCCTGCCTGAGCACGCTCGAAGCCGAGGTCCACCGCTTCAACGGGCGCGTGATCAAGCGGGTCGGCGACGCCATCCTCGCCGTCTTCGACGCTGCCGAGCCCGCGGTCCACGCGGCGCACGCCATGCAGATCGCGCTCGAGGCCCCCGGCAGCGAGGTTCATGCGGAGGGCGTCCGTGTCCGGGTCGGCATCGCGACCGGCACGGCCGTGCTCGACGCGGGCGACATCTACGGCGATGTCGTCAACGTCGCCGCCCGCCTCACCTCGCTCGCCGGCGCGAACGAGGTCTTCATGGCCGGCGAGACCTACGAGGGAATCCCGCCGTCGATGAAGGACAACATCCGCGTCATCGACCAGCTCGCGCTTCGCGGCCGCCCCGATTGGGTGCTCGTCTATCAGTACCTCTGGAAGCAAGAGGGCGCGACCGTCAGCACGACCGTCCGGCCGCGCGGCTACACCGCGGCGCTCGAGGTCACCTACCGCGGCGAGAAGTACGCGCTCGGCCCGTCGCGTCCGAAGCTCACGGTCGGCCGCGATCCCGACAACGACATCAGCATCGACGAGACGGTCGTGTCGCGTCACCACTGCGACGTCGTGCTGCGCGGCGACAAGTTCCTGCTCGTCGATCGCAGCACCAACGGCACCTGGGTGCTGACCGACGGCGGCGACACCTTCCGCGTGACCCGCGAGGAGATCACCCTCGCGGGCAGCGGCCGGATCTTGCCGGGACGCCAGAATCTGGAGCCCCTGCGCTATAGGGTGGGGCCGCAAACCCCTGCGTGATCGCGGCCGCGCGGCGCCCCCCCGGGAAGCCGCGTTGCGCGAACGTGGGTCGATATGGGACAACGGTGGGGCTCATGGTGGTCGTGGGTGACGTGCTGTCCGATCGCGGGCTCCGCCGCGAGCTGAACGAGGACGCCTATGCGTACGAGCCCGAGCTCGACCTCTTCCTGGTCGCCGACGGCATGGGCGGTCACGCCGCGGGCGAGGTCGCGAGTCGTACCGCTGCCGAGACGATCACGACCAAGCTCCAGGAGCTCCTGGCCGACGACGATCTGACCCCGTTTCGCGACGCCGACGGCAAGCCCTGCGTCGGCGCCCGCCGGCTGGTGATCGCGGTCGAGTGCGCCAACGACGCCATCTTCCGGACGGCCGCCAGCAACCCGAGCCAGCGCGGCATGGGGACCACGGTCGCCGCCCTGCACTTCGCCGACGGGTTCGCGAACCTCTGCCACGTCGGCGACAGCCGCATCTACCGCATCCGGAACGGCGGCATCGAGCGTCTCACCGAGGACCACGCGATCGCGGCGAACGTCCTCTCCCGCGCCCTCGGCGCCCAGCCGATGGTCGAGGCGAGCTGGCGGGTCGAGCCGGTCCGCCCCGGCGAATGCTTCGTCCTCTGCACCGACGGCGTCCACGGCCAGGTGAAGGACGAGGAGATGCTCGAGATCGTCGAGCGCAACGGCGACGATTTCGCCGCCGCCTGCCGCGAGCTGATCGCCCTCGCCAACGACCGCGGCGGCCGCGACAACTCGACCGCCCTCGTCGTCGGCGTCCGCTGACCCGGCGCCGTCGTTGGGGACGGGGGAGACTGGGGGTCTCCTCCAGTCGGCACCCATCCCCCAGTGGGGCCCTGCCTCCTTCCGGAGACCCCCAGTCTCCCCCGTCGCACCGCCGCTGCCCAGCGGACGACGAGACGAGCGGCCTCAGGCACGGCTCCGCCTTGGGGCTGGAAGGGACCATGAATCAAAGAAGGACAAGGAACGGGTCTCCGAATACGAAAAGCGCGCGTTGCGCGAACGCTGGTTCATTAGGTAGTTCGTGACTCCATGCGAACCGTCAGCGCGGCCGAAGCCAAGACAAAATTCGGGACCCTGCTCGCCCGCGTCTCGCGGGGCGAAGAGATCGTCATCACCAGGCACGACAAGCCTGTTGCGCGGGTGGTTCCGGCAGGATGTCCCGGGCCCAAGGTCGCCCAGAGGGCCGTCGACGACCTCCGCGCCGTTCAAGGACGCATCCGGTCACGAACGAAAGGACGCGCAAGGCTCACGAAGGCCGAGGTTCGCTCGGCAATCGACATGGGCCGCCCTTGAGCAATTTCGTGGTCGATGCCTCCGTGAGCATTGCCTGGGCTCACCCCGCGCAAGCCACGCTGCTCACGGAGTCGTTACTCCACGAGATCGAACGGGGGGCAAACGGCGAACGCACCGGCGTTGTGGTCCCTCGAAACTGCCAACGCACTCTTGGTCCTCCGACGCCGCGGCAAGCTCACGGAGCGGGAACGTGAGTTGGCTCTATCCGCCCTGTCGAGGCTCCCGGTAGACCTCGATCACAACGCGACGTCCCTCGCATTCGGCAAGTTGTCTCGCCTCGCCTCGGATCAAAGCCTCACCCTCTACGATGCCACCTATCTGGAGCTGGCCATCCGGAAACGCCTACCGCTCGCCTGCAGCGACGGTCTCCTTCGTCAGGCAGCGAGACGGTGTCGCGTCCGAGTGCTCTAGAATGCTGTCCGATTCGGAGGAACGTCCGCCCCCCCAGAGTTCCAAGCCGCGGGTCTACACGTGGCGGTTCCTCGAAGACCCCAAATTCCATCTATCAACGCGCGCTTTTCGACGAGCTCGCGCCAGAGCGGATCCCCGACCTCGGCGCGGCAGCGCGGTCGCGGCGCGATCGCCGCGTCCGTGCCGTGCTGGCACTCGTGCCGGCCTTCGGTCCCAGCGCCATCCGGTCGAGTCTCCGCGGCATCACCGTCCCGGTCACGATCGTCGGCTTGCCGGCCGACGAGCTCGCGCCCTTCGAGCTGAATGCTCGCCGGTATCAGCGCCTGATTCCGCGCGCCCGCCTCGTGACGGTCGCCGACGCCGGGCACTTCGTTTTGATGCCGACCTGTACCTTCGCCGGGCGCCTCGTCGCGTCGGAGGTCTGCGTCGACCGCCGCGACGGCGTCAATCGCGCCGCCGTCCACGCGGAGGTCGCGGCGAAGGCGGTCGCGTTCTTCGACCGCAGCCTGAAGGTGGCGCGGCCGCGCCGCGCCGAGCGCGAGCGATCGGGGCCGGCGAGTGGGCGCGCGCGGCCGCTTGCCGCCGCTACGCGCTGAGCGCCTTCTGGAATCCCGGGCGCGCGGCCAGGCGCTCCCAGTACGCCGCGACGTTCGGGTGCTCGGCGCCGACGCAGCCGAGCATGCGCGCGGCCATGAGGAAGTAGCCCATCATGACGTCGGCGCCCGAGAGCTCGTTGCCGACCAGGTACTGCTTGCCCTGAAGGGCGCGTTCCACGACGTCGAGGGCGTTCTTGGCGCGCACCCGGCCGTCGGCGGCGACCTGCGGGATGCGGTCGGCCTCCGGCAGGAACATCATGTGCCGGGCGATGTCCGCGATCGGCGGGAATGCCGTCGCCTCGGCGAAATGCACCCACTGGAGGTACGGGCCGCGGTCGGGGCTTCCGATCGGCGGCGCGAGCCGGCCCTTCCCGTACTTCTCGATCAGGTACTCGAGGATCGCGCCCGACTCGAACATCACCATCCCGTCGTCCTCGAGCGCCGGGAACTTGCCGGTCGGCGTGTCCTGCTCGAACGAGTGCCGCGGCGGCTTGAACGCGACCGTCGCGAGCTCGTACGGCACGCCGAGCTCCTCCAGCAGCCAGATGATGCGGATCGAGCGGGTGAGCTGCGCGTGGTAGAGCTTCAGCACCGGCGGCCTCCGGGCGAGTGAGATGTCGGCGGTGCTATGCGCCGCCCCTCGCTGCGTCAAGTTGCCGGCGCCGCGGGGGTGGTGGCCGCCGAACGATGGAACTTTTCCACCGATCGGGGTCGCAATGCCCCATGTTTCGATGCTCGAAAGCGAGACCCTGGGCTCTCCTTGCGTTGGCACTCGGGACGATCGTGGGCGGCGTGCTCGGCGTCGTCATGAAGAGCACGTTCGCCGCGGTGGCGGGCGCGACCGCGGTGAATGCGGCCGTCGCGCTGGTCGTCGGCGCGCCACACTCCGCGCACCTGTTCAGCATCGCTTGGACGGTCCTTGGCAACGGCCGCGACAAGATCCGCTTCCTCGTCTCGGTCCAGGTTCTCAGCATGGCGAGCCTGTTCCTGGTGGCGCTGGCGTCGGCCCGTGGACGACGCTCATGGATCGCGCCCGCTCGATCCGCTTCCAGCTGATCCGCCGCGAAGCCCGCCGCGGCGCCCCCGCAGAGCAGCCGTTGATGAAAATTGCGGCGTTCAGTCCGATTTCGCCTTGAAGCGCTCGCCGTCGTTGGCGATCGGTGACGAATACGTCGCCTCCCAGCACGCCTCCTCGGTGCCGTCGAGCGCGACTAGCTGTACCCGCACCGGCGGAGCGAGCCCGAGCGTCGGCATGGCGAGCACCGCGCCGCCACCCTTCACCTGGATCTTCGCCTTCCCCGTGGTGCCGGCCTTGAGCGTGATCTGCGTGATGCCGCCGTCGGTGCCCGCCTTGTCGCGCATCTTGAAGCCGTTGGCGCCGGTCCGCGACCAGCAACGCTTGCCCTTCGTCGGATCGCAGATGCGATCCGGACGCACGACGGCGCCCATCACCGGCTGCGGCCGTCCGCCGTTCGCATCGTAGACGCAGAACGCGTAGTTCGTGAAGCCGGTCACCGGGTTGCCGAAGCGGGCGACCGGCGTGTCGCCGCCCTTGTTCCACGACCACGAAATCCGATCCTTGGCGTTGTTGGCGGCGTCGCTGACCTGCAGCGACCCCTTCCCGGACACGGCGATCGGCGTGCAGCCGGAGCGCGCCGCGGCGGGACAGCCCGCCGGGTTCGGGTCGCAGGCGAAGTCGCCGAGCCCGTCGGCGTCGGCATCGACGTCCGGAGCGTTCGCGTCCTCGACGCAGGTGTCGAAGTCGTCGAACACGCCGTCGTCGTCGGCGTCCCCGAAGAGCACGACCGCCACCGCCGTGGTCACCGCACCGTCGCCGTTCAGGTCCGTGTCGACGTCGCTCTCCCTGACCTGGGAATAGACGAGCTGACCTTCCAGGAAGGGCTCCGGGAGACGCGCCACGGTGACGTCATCGCTCTGCGGGATGCCGCTCGACGGGAAGAGCGACAGCAGCTGCCGCTGGCCGTTCAGGAGATTGTAGACGTTCAGCACGAAATCGAGGTTGTTGCCGTTGCCGTCCAAGTCCACGCCCTGGCTGGCCTCCCAGACGACGAACGACACGGTGCCGCGGACCGGGTCGAGACGATACGGCACGCCGGGCTCGCAGCTCGGAAAGCTGCAAGGGATCGCCGCCAGCTCGGGATTGATCACCTCGCTCGGGCTGCTCGAGATGTCGACCAGCTGCAGCGGATGGTCGGTCGTGGAGCCATTCTGATTCAGATCGACCCCGGTCGCCGCCTCGTCGGTGAGGACCGCCACGACGTTGCCGGCCACGAAGAAATCGGGGCGGTCAGGATAGCGCGGGTCGTAGAGCCCTTCGAATCCCACGTTGCCGCGGCTCACCGCGATGCCGGTGTTCTCGATCTTGCCGACGCCGCCGAACTTGTGGCGATACACATGCAGCACCCGGTCGGTGGCGGTGCCGTTGCCGTTCAAGTCGCACCCGCCCGGCGGGATGGTGGCCGCGCAGCCGGAGGCGTTGGGCGGCTCCATCGCCTCTGGTCGGGAAAACACGACCGAGGTCCCGGTGGCGGCCACGATATCGGCGGCGACGCCGAGGTCGCGCACGACCGGGGCCGGGCCGATCTCGGCGACGGCGAGGATGCCGTCGATCGTGTCGAAGTCGCCGTTGCGGTCGTGGTCGTGCTCGCTTCCCTCCGGCACCGAGAACGCGATGAGCTCGTCCGACAACGCGATGCGCCGTCCGGCCACCCCGAGCGGCGTGACGACGTCGAAGGGGCCCGTCGCGTCGAGCAGCTCGACGACGTGGTCGTCGTCGTCACCGTCGCCGTTGCCGGCGCCGCCCAGGTCTTCCGGCCTGAGATAGAGCGCCCGCCCGCCTGCGACCGCGACGCGCGTCGCCGGTGTTCCGACGGTTCTGAGCGCGTTCGTCGCGGCGTCGAAGACGCCGAGCCCGCCGCGCACGCTGTACCCCCGGATGCTCGGCGCCTGCGCCGCCACGTAGACGTCACGGCCGTCGGGGCTCAGGGCGAGAAACACGCAGGTCTGATCGGTCAACTGGGCGTACGGGTCGGCGGAGCCCGAGCGGGCGTCGATCTCCCAGACGAGCAAGCCTTCGCTGCTGCATGTCAGCAGGCGCGAGCCGTCGGGGCTGACCATGAGACGATAGACGTTCAGATCGTCCGTGGTCGCCTCCCAGCCGCCGACCCGCGTCAAGAGGCCGGTCGTCTGGTTGCGGTCGAAGACGACGATCGTCGGCTGGCCGTAGAACGTCGGCGCCACGTACAGGCGGCGGCCGTCGGGGCTCAGGCCCATCCCCTGGCCGTCGAGAACGATCGTCTGCTTCAGCGTGAGCGCGCCGTCGATCGGGCTCCGGTCGAAGACCTGCACGTCGTACGAGTTCACGTAGACGTGAGCTCCGTCGGGACTGAAGGCGATGTTGCCGCCGTCGCCGCCGACCAGGTCCGCGAGCGCGACACCGACGAACGTCAGCGCGCCGGTGAGCGGGTTGCGGCGGAACACGGAGAGCTTCTGCTCGCTGCCGCAGCAGCCGTTGTCGCTGCCCACGACGTACAGGTTGAGCCCGTCGGGGCTCACGGCGATGCGTCCGCCGCCCGTGATGCCGTCGATGCCGCCGAGGCCTTCCACGTACTCCACCAGGAACGTGAGGCCGCCGGTGAACGCGTCGCGCGCGAACACCATGACGTGTCCGGGTTGGAAGTTGTTGAAGCCCTTCACGTAGAGGTGCAGGCCGTCCGGGCTGATCGCGAGCTGGTTGACGCGATACGGCGCCGGCTCGTTGCCGAGGAAGGTCAGCCCGCCGCTTCCAGGATCGCGCGCGAAGACGGAGACGACGTTGTGAATGGAGCCGGCCAGGTAGACGTGCGCGCCGTCCGGGCTGACCGCGACTTCGTCGCTGTAGGTCAGACCCGAGTCACCCGAGGCGATCGCCGAGCCCGGCGTGCGGAAGAAGACGCGCTCGCCGGAGACGGCGAGGGTGCGGCGGTTCACGAGCGGCGCGCCGTCCACCTCGACGGTAGTCGCGGCGGTGAGGTGGCTGCCGTCGCCGCGATAGACGCGCAGCACGCTATCCTCCAGGTCGGCATCGCCGTTGTAGTTCACTCCCTGGCCGGCTTCCGATTCGAGGAACGCCACCAAGTCGCCGGCCGAGGTGATGGCGGGCGTGACGATCCCGGTCTCCGTCACGGTGCTGACGGCGCGCGCGGTGTTGGTCGCCACGCCCGTCGACGGATCGACGACCTGCACCACGAGGTCGGTCTGGTCGCCGTCGGGGTTCAGGTTGAGACCCTCCCGGCTCTCTTCGCGGACGTAGCCGATCGCGGCGCTGCCGGGTCGCAGACTCACCAGGGGAAGCGGCTGCTCGCGCGTGACGTCGTAGGGACCAATCAGGATCGGCCCGCGTCCGAGGTGGAGCCGGTCGCTGAGATCGAAGAGAGCAGGCCCGCCTTCGCCGTCGTCGCGCGCGAAGCGCAGGACGGATTCCGCCGCGTCCGAGGTTCCGAAGAGCTCGCCGACGTTGGTGAGCCGCAAGAGCGGAGGCAGCGGTCGGCCGTCGAGCGTGAACGAACGGACGTAGCGCTCGGGACTCGCCTGCGCGGCCAGCACTTGCAGGATCGTGTTCGGATCGCCCGCGCCCTGCGCCGCCACGTCGGCCGTGCCGGTGAGCAGGATCGCGACCTGCGCGCCCGGCGTCTCCGCCAGCACCGACGCCAGCCCTTGGCCCCAATGGTCGAGCGGCACCAGCAGATTGCCGCCGCCGTCGACAGTGGCGCGCACCTGCGGTGCGGCGTCGTTCACCAGATCGGCCATCAGGTTCGGCCGCGGCAGCACGGTGAACTGCCGGAAGACCCGCTCGGGCTGGCGGTCGCAGCCCGTCGTTGGCTGTGCGAGCGCGTCGATGCGGGCGACCGTCTCGGCACCCACCGTGACGATGATCTCCGCCGGACCGGCGAGGCCGTCCGGTACCAGGATCCCGCTGGTGTCGGGGACGAGGAAGCTGAACGTCGTGCAGCGTCCGCCGGCGAGCGTACAATCCTGGACCACTTTGCCGGTGATCGCGGCGGGCGGCACGAGGGTGTCCGCGCCGGGCCCCGGCGGCTGGAAGGTGAGCGAGACGACGTTACTCGCCGGATCCGGATGGAATCCCGGGGAGGCATCGCAAGGGGTGATCCGGATCTCGACGCGGCGATCCGGAGCGCTGATCGGGCTCGCGACGCTGCCCAACGTGGACGCAAACTCCCGACGCGTGACCGGAATGATGTTGCACCCGGCGCGCGCGTCTCCGATCCACGCGGCACACGTTCCGACAAACAGTCCAACGGCGATCCACCCAGCGCGCTGGCCAAGCATGATTGTCTCCCGTCAGGAGGTGCTACTGGTCTGCTATGCCGTGGCTCGTTACTGAGTAAAGGGAAATTCGTGCCCGGAAACGCTACGTGCGCCGATCCGGCGCTAGAAATCTGCGCCGCGACATCGCAGATGCCCGCGCGTTCCGCTTCCCAAATCTGAGAGCCCACGTCGTGACTAGATGCGGCTGGAATGGGACTCGCGAACGACTGCGCCTTTGGCGTCGCGCGCGTCGACGCTGCGAACGGATGCTCGTCGTGCCCCTCATTTGACCTTGCCGCGGGCGCTCGCTAGCTCCGGGGATCCCCTCGATGCTCGACACGCTGCTCGCTTGGTACGCGGAGCCGCTCTTCTGGCTCTTCCCGGTCGCGACGATGCTGCTCTCCGCGACCGCCTTCATGGCGTTCGCGCTGCCGCTCACCTGGCTCGCCGCCCGCGATCCCGAGTGGGCGCGGCCCTACCGCATCCAGTCGCGGCCGCCGCGCGCGCAGCAGCTGGTCGGGCCCTCGGTGAAGAGCTGGGCGGTCAACAACGCCTGGCTCATGCTCGGCACGGTCGCGGCATGGCCGCTGCTACGGCTCTCGGGCGTGCACACCGGGCCGCTGCCGGCCTGGTGGGTGGTCGTCGGCCAGCTCGCGCTCTTCTTCTACCTCGACGACTTCCTCTATTACTTCTCGCACCGCACGCTGCACCGGCCGTGGCTCTACAAGCGCATCCACGGCTGGCATCACCGCATCGTCACGCCGTGGGCGATCACCGGGAACTACATGCACCCGCTCGAGCTCGCGCTCACCGGGAGCGTTGCCATGGTGGGCCCGCTCGTTTGCGGCTCGCACGTCGCGGTCGTCTGGTTGTGGTTCGTCTGGCGGCAATGGGAGGCCGCCGAGGGCCACTGCGGCTACGACTTCCCGTGGAGCCCGAGCCGCTTCATTCCGGGAAGCGACGGTGCCCGCCACCACGACGCCCACCACGCGCGCGTGAAGGGCAACTACGCCGGCTTCACGCCGATTCCGGATCGGATTTTCGGCACCTTCGTCCGCGGCTACGCCGAGGACCTCGCCGCGCGCCGCGGCCGGGCGAGCTTCCGAGACGCAGCGTAACCTTCCGCCGCGGCCGGCTCTACGGGCGACGATCTCCAGCCCCGCGTCTAAAGACGGCTACCCGATCGGATCCGTAGCCCGCAGGAGCCCCCGCTCGACGGCTTGGCTACGATGGACGTGCGCCGTGCGGTACTCGGGCTCGTTCACCCTGTCGATGAACGCCTGGCGGTTGGGATACTCGACCAGGACGAGCACGTCCCATTCCGGTGCGTCGTCTGCGTGGGCCTTCTCGGCGAATCGCCCGGCATAGAGGATGCGACCGCCCAACCGCTGGATCATCGGAACCGCGACACTGGCGTAGCCCTCGAGGTAGCGCTGCTCGCCGCCCGGCTTGAATTTCAACAGATTGAGCATCACCAGCGGACCGTCGGCCGCGCGCTGGCGCATCGTTTCCACCCCGTTCCAGGAATCGACATTCATGATCACACCTCCCGCGATAGGTCACGGTCGTTCACTCGCATTGCAACGGTCCCATAGGTCGTCGGGCAAGTAGACCTGCATCCGTGGCATACGCCTAACCATACACCCTGGACATCGACGTCGACGATCAACGACCGGCGCTGATATCCGCCGGTCCGCCCGGCGGCGTGACGAGCAGCGGGCCGCGAAGCGGCGT includes the following:
- a CDS encoding adenylate/guanylate cyclase domain-containing protein; amino-acid sequence: MADAPITVIFADISGSTMLCAVRGDETAYKLVSACLSTLEAEVHRFNGRVIKRVGDAILAVFDAAEPAVHAAHAMQIALEAPGSEVHAEGVRVRVGIATGTAVLDAGDIYGDVVNVAARLTSLAGANEVFMAGETYEGIPPSMKDNIRVIDQLALRGRPDWVLVYQYLWKQEGATVSTTVRPRGYTAALEVTYRGEKYALGPSRPKLTVGRDPDNDISIDETVVSRHHCDVVLRGDKFLLVDRSTNGTWVLTDGGDTFRVTREEITLAGSGRILPGRQNLEPLRYRVGPQTPA
- a CDS encoding serine/threonine-protein phosphatase — protein: MGLMVVVGDVLSDRGLRRELNEDAYAYEPELDLFLVADGMGGHAAGEVASRTAAETITTKLQELLADDDLTPFRDADGKPCVGARRLVIAVECANDAIFRTAASNPSQRGMGTTVAALHFADGFANLCHVGDSRIYRIRNGGIERLTEDHAIAANVLSRALGAQPMVEASWRVEPVRPGECFVLCTDGVHGQVKDEEMLEIVERNGDDFAAACRELIALANDRGGRDNSTALVVGVR
- a CDS encoding type II toxin-antitoxin system prevent-host-death family antitoxin — protein: MRTVSAAEAKTKFGTLLARVSRGEEIVITRHDKPVARVVPAGCPGPKVAQRAVDDLRAVQGRIRSRTKGRARLTKAEVRSAIDMGRP
- a CDS encoding glutathione S-transferase family protein — translated: MLKLYHAQLTRSIRIIWLLEELGVPYELATVAFKPPRHSFEQDTPTGKFPALEDDGMVMFESGAILEYLIEKYGKGRLAPPIGSPDRGPYLQWVHFAEATAFPPIADIARHMMFLPEADRIPQVAADGRVRAKNALDVVERALQGKQYLVGNELSGADVMMGYFLMAARMLGCVGAEHPNVAAYWERLAARPGFQKALSA
- a CDS encoding beta-propeller fold lactonase family protein; its protein translation is MGSVASPISAPDRRVEIRITPCDASPGFHPDPASNVVSLTFQPPGPGADTLVPPAAITGKVVQDCTLAGGRCTTFSFLVPDTSGILVPDGLAGPAEIIVTVGAETVARIDALAQPTTGCDRQPERVFRQFTVLPRPNLMADLVNDAAPQVRATVDGGGNLLVPLDHWGQGLASVLAETPGAQVAILLTGTADVAAQGAGDPNTILQVLAAQASPERYVRSFTLDGRPLPPLLRLTNVGELFGTSDAAESVLRFARDDGEGGPALFDLSDRLHLGRGPILIGPYDVTREQPLPLVSLRPGSAAIGYVREESREGLNLNPDGDQTDLVVQVVDPSTGVATNTARAVSTVTETGIVTPAITSAGDLVAFLESEAGQGVNYNGDADLEDSVLRVYRGDGSHLTAATTVEVDGAPLVNRRTLAVSGERVFFRTPGSAIASGDSGLTYSDEVAVSPDGAHVYLAGSIHNVVSVFARDPGSGGLTFLGNEPAPYRVNQLAISPDGLHLYVKGFNNFQPGHVMVFARDAFTGGLTFLVEYVEGLGGIDGITGGGRIAVSPDGLNLYVVGSDNGCCGSEQKLSVFRRNPLTGALTFVGVALADLVGGDGGNIAFSPDGAHVYVNSYDVQVFDRSPIDGALTLKQTIVLDGQGMGLSPDGRRLYVAPTFYGQPTIVVFDRNQTTGLLTRVGGWEATTDDLNVYRLMVSPDGSRLLTCSSEGLLVWEIDARSGSADPYAQLTDQTCVFLALSPDGRDVYVAAQAPSIRGYSVRGGLGVFDAATNALRTVGTPATRVAVAGGRALYLRPEDLGGAGNGDGDDDDHVVELLDATGPFDVVTPLGVAGRRIALSDELIAFSVPEGSEHDHDRNGDFDTIDGILAVAEIGPAPVVRDLGVAADIVAATGTSVVFSRPEAMEPPNASGCAATIPPGGCDLNGNGTATDRVLHVYRHKFGGVGKIENTGIAVSRGNVGFEGLYDPRYPDRPDFFVAGNVVAVLTDEAATGVDLNQNGSTTDHPLQLVDISSSPSEVINPELAAIPCSFPSCEPGVPYRLDPVRGTVSFVVWEASQGVDLDGNGNNLDFVLNVYNLLNGQRQLLSLFPSSGIPQSDDVTVARLPEPFLEGQLVYSQVRESDVDTDLNGDGAVTTAVAVVLFGDADDDGVFDDFDTCVEDANAPDVDADADGLGDFACDPNPAGCPAAARSGCTPIAVSGKGSLQVSDAANNAKDRISWSWNKGGDTPVARFGNPVTGFTNYAFCVYDANGGRPQPVMGAVVRPDRICDPTKGKRCWSRTGANGFKMRDKAGTDGGITQITLKAGTTGKAKIQVKGGGAVLAMPTLGLAPPVRVQLVALDGTEEACWEATYSSPIANDGERFKAKSD
- a CDS encoding sterol desaturase family protein, with product MLDTLLAWYAEPLFWLFPVATMLLSATAFMAFALPLTWLAARDPEWARPYRIQSRPPRAQQLVGPSVKSWAVNNAWLMLGTVAAWPLLRLSGVHTGPLPAWWVVVGQLALFFYLDDFLYYFSHRTLHRPWLYKRIHGWHHRIVTPWAITGNYMHPLELALTGSVAMVGPLVCGSHVAVVWLWFVWRQWEAAEGHCGYDFPWSPSRFIPGSDGARHHDAHHARVKGNYAGFTPIPDRIFGTFVRGYAEDLAARRGRASFRDAA
- a CDS encoding DUF1330 domain-containing protein codes for the protein MNVDSWNGVETMRQRAADGPLVMLNLLKFKPGGEQRYLEGYASVAVPMIQRLGGRILYAGRFAEKAHADDAPEWDVLVLVEYPNRQAFIDRVNEPEYRTAHVHRSQAVERGLLRATDPIG